The proteins below come from a single Hyphomicrobium denitrificans ATCC 51888 genomic window:
- a CDS encoding YicC/YloC family endoribonuclease — MTISSMTGFARADGSTDGLSWIWEARSVNGRGLDVRLRLPPGYEALEIPAREAVAKRFARGSISLSLSIEKQQTNGAIRLNEQVLADVIKAADRVSTLSGATKPDAAQLLMIKGVLETSDQATEDAAARATREKTILQSLEAALDKLGEARRAEGARLGGVIHDQISQIEQLAATVRASPSRAPEAVMTRLKDAIARLVDTTAALDDQRLHQEAVLIATRADVEEELQRLSAHVAAARDILAERGSVGRKLDFLAQEFNREANTLCSKANAVDITRLGLQLKTVIDQFREQVQNVE, encoded by the coding sequence ATGACAATCTCCAGCATGACCGGTTTTGCACGCGCCGACGGCTCGACCGATGGTTTGAGCTGGATCTGGGAAGCGCGCAGCGTCAACGGTCGCGGGCTCGACGTACGCCTGCGCCTGCCTCCGGGTTACGAGGCGCTCGAAATCCCGGCGCGTGAAGCCGTCGCCAAGCGTTTCGCGCGCGGCAGCATTTCCCTGTCGTTGTCGATCGAGAAGCAGCAGACGAACGGTGCCATCCGCTTGAACGAGCAGGTGCTCGCCGACGTCATCAAGGCCGCAGATCGCGTCTCGACGTTGAGCGGCGCAACGAAGCCCGATGCCGCGCAGCTTCTGATGATCAAGGGCGTGCTCGAGACGTCCGATCAGGCGACCGAAGACGCCGCCGCCCGCGCGACCCGCGAAAAGACAATTCTGCAAAGTCTCGAAGCCGCGCTCGATAAGCTTGGCGAAGCCCGCCGCGCGGAAGGTGCGCGCCTGGGCGGCGTCATTCACGATCAGATCTCGCAGATCGAGCAGCTGGCGGCGACCGTGCGGGCATCTCCGTCGCGCGCACCGGAGGCGGTCATGACCCGTTTGAAAGATGCGATTGCGCGTCTCGTCGATACGACGGCTGCGCTCGACGATCAGCGCCTGCACCAGGAGGCCGTGCTGATCGCGACGCGTGCCGACGTCGAAGAAGAGCTGCAACGATTGTCGGCCCACGTCGCCGCTGCGCGCGATATTCTCGCCGAGCGCGGCTCGGTTGGGCGTAAGCTCGATTTCCTCGCGCAGGAATTCAATCGCGAAGCCAATACGCTGTGCTCGAAGGCGAACGCCGTCGACATCACCCGGCTCGGCTTGCAGCTCAAGACGGTCATCGACCAGTTTCGCGAACAAGTCCAAAACGTCGAATAG
- the pdxA gene encoding 4-hydroxythreonine-4-phosphate dehydrogenase PdxA, producing MAAQASARQVPLAVTPLAVTMGDPAGIGPELAIDAWRTRETNALPAFALFADLNLMRETRRALGVDCDVVAVPHARAAADIFARALPVVDVPLVRAAQPGVPDSQNGPAVILAIRRAVEAVAAEQASAVVTNPIAKSVLYDAGFQFAGHTEYLGALASELWPAQPAEPVMMLASPELRVVPVTIHVPLKSVPSLLTSEKIIETARIVAAALKQDFGIAEPRLVVTGLNPHAGEDGALGSEDRDIIAPAIAALRSDGIDATGPHSADTLFHAAARETYDAAIAMYHDQALIPIKTLAFDSGVNATLGLPFVRTSPDHGTAFGIAGKGTASAASLIAAIKLAAEMSTRRARTVVT from the coding sequence ATGGCCGCTCAGGCGAGCGCGCGTCAGGTTCCTCTCGCAGTCACTCCTCTGGCCGTCACGATGGGTGATCCGGCCGGCATCGGGCCGGAACTCGCCATTGACGCGTGGCGCACCCGCGAAACGAACGCGCTTCCCGCATTTGCTCTCTTTGCTGATCTCAACCTCATGCGCGAGACACGCCGGGCGCTCGGCGTCGACTGTGATGTCGTTGCCGTTCCCCATGCGCGTGCTGCGGCCGACATCTTTGCTCGGGCCTTGCCGGTTGTGGACGTGCCGCTGGTCCGCGCCGCGCAACCCGGCGTTCCTGACTCCCAGAATGGCCCGGCCGTCATTCTTGCGATCCGTCGCGCCGTCGAAGCGGTTGCGGCGGAACAGGCCTCAGCCGTCGTCACCAATCCAATCGCGAAGTCGGTACTCTACGACGCCGGCTTTCAATTCGCGGGGCACACGGAATATCTCGGCGCGCTCGCAAGCGAGCTCTGGCCCGCGCAGCCCGCCGAGCCGGTCATGATGCTCGCGTCGCCCGAACTCCGTGTCGTGCCCGTGACGATCCACGTGCCGCTCAAATCCGTGCCATCGCTGCTGACCTCCGAGAAAATCATCGAGACCGCGCGCATCGTTGCGGCGGCGCTGAAACAGGATTTCGGAATTGCCGAGCCTCGTCTCGTCGTGACCGGGCTCAATCCGCACGCAGGCGAAGACGGCGCGCTCGGCAGCGAGGATCGCGATATCATCGCGCCCGCCATCGCGGCGCTGCGATCGGACGGCATCGATGCGACCGGTCCGCATTCCGCCGACACGCTGTTCCATGCCGCCGCGCGCGAAACGTATGATGCCGCGATCGCGATGTATCACGATCAGGCGCTAATCCCGATCAAGACGCTGGCGTTCGATTCCGGCGTCAATGCCACGCTCGGGCTGCCGTTCGTCAGGACGTCGCCGGATCACGGGACGGCGTTCGGCATCGCGGGCAAGGGTACGGCGTCAGCGGCCAGCCTGATCGCAGCGATCAAACTCGCGGCCGAGATGAGCACGCGTCGCGCGCGCACGGTCGTGACATGA
- the rsmA gene encoding 16S rRNA (adenine(1518)-N(6)/adenine(1519)-N(6))-dimethyltransferase RsmA has translation MSAMTTADGLPPLRDVIERHGLAAKKSLGQNFLLDLNLTRKIARAAGDISKSTVVEIGPGPGGLTRALLIEGAKNVIAIERDDRCLAALDEIVARYPGRLRVHAGDALKTDWTELIAGAHPVTIAANLPYNIASVLLVDWLETEPWPPWFDRMVLMFQREVAERIIAAPRTKAYGRLSVLAQYRTEARIAINLPPEAFTPPPKVSSAVVDFRPIAEPEPRCRVSTLARVTAAAFGQRRKMLRSSLKQLTPMAELLLREGGIAPERRAEDLSVEEFARLAAIFDRGEWERT, from the coding sequence ATGAGTGCCATGACGACTGCCGATGGACTTCCACCTCTTCGAGACGTGATCGAGCGGCACGGGCTTGCAGCGAAGAAATCGCTCGGACAGAATTTTCTTCTCGACCTCAATCTGACGCGCAAGATCGCGCGCGCGGCGGGCGACATCAGCAAGAGCACGGTCGTCGAAATCGGTCCCGGTCCCGGCGGCCTGACGCGCGCGCTGCTGATCGAAGGCGCGAAGAACGTCATTGCGATCGAACGCGACGACCGGTGCCTGGCAGCACTCGATGAGATCGTGGCGCGATATCCCGGCCGACTCAGAGTTCATGCGGGCGATGCGCTGAAAACCGATTGGACGGAACTCATCGCGGGCGCGCATCCGGTCACGATCGCAGCCAACCTGCCGTACAATATTGCGTCGGTGCTTCTGGTCGATTGGCTGGAGACGGAGCCGTGGCCGCCGTGGTTCGACCGCATGGTGCTGATGTTTCAGCGCGAAGTCGCCGAGCGCATCATCGCCGCGCCGCGCACGAAAGCCTACGGCCGGCTTTCCGTGCTCGCGCAGTACCGGACCGAGGCGCGGATCGCCATCAATCTCCCGCCGGAAGCGTTCACGCCGCCACCGAAAGTTTCGTCCGCCGTTGTCGATTTTCGCCCCATCGCAGAGCCTGAACCGCGCTGCCGCGTCTCGACGCTCGCGCGCGTCACGGCAGCTGCATTCGGCCAACGCCGGAAGATGTTGCGGTCGAGTTTGAAGCAACTCACGCCGATGGCGGAGCTTCTTTTGCGCGAGGGCGGGATCGCGCCGGAGCGACGCGCGGAAGATCTTTCGGTCGAGGAGTTCGCGCGCCTCGCCGCGATCTTCGATCGTGGCGAGTGGGAGCGAACCTAG
- the gmk gene encoding guanylate kinase — protein MSVAATEPHIARRGLLFIISSPSGAGKTTLARRLLAADSGIEMSVSVTTRAPRPGEQDGVDYHFVDRDRFETMKSRGELLEWARVFDNYYGTPRQPVEAAIAAGKDVLFDIDWQGAQQLSEKLKGDVVLVFVLPPSGNVLEDRLKSRAQDTAEIVARRMAAASAEISHWAEYDYVIVNTEIEKSAAAVQSILVAERLKRDRLLGLSDFVRDMQAVL, from the coding sequence ATGAGCGTCGCGGCAACCGAACCCCACATCGCACGACGTGGTCTGCTCTTCATTATTTCGTCGCCCTCAGGCGCTGGGAAAACGACTCTCGCCCGCCGGCTGCTTGCCGCCGACAGCGGCATCGAGATGTCGGTGTCGGTCACGACACGCGCGCCGCGCCCCGGCGAGCAGGACGGCGTCGACTATCACTTCGTCGATCGCGATCGGTTCGAGACGATGAAGTCGCGCGGCGAGCTTCTCGAATGGGCGCGCGTTTTCGACAATTACTACGGTACGCCGCGCCAGCCGGTCGAAGCCGCGATCGCCGCCGGCAAGGACGTGCTGTTCGACATCGATTGGCAAGGCGCGCAGCAGCTTTCGGAAAAGCTGAAGGGCGACGTCGTCCTCGTGTTCGTGCTGCCGCCGTCTGGCAATGTGCTTGAGGATCGGTTGAAATCGCGCGCGCAGGACACGGCCGAAATCGTTGCCCGGCGCATGGCCGCCGCGTCCGCCGAAATCAGCCATTGGGCCGAATACGACTACGTGATCGTCAACACCGAGATCGAGAAAAGCGCGGCTGCCGTGCAATCCATCCTGGTCGCGGAACGGCTGAAGCGCGACCGGCTTCTCGGATTGTCCGACTTCGTGCGCGACATGCAGGCGGTGCTCTAG
- the mltG gene encoding endolytic transglycosylase MltG, which yields MSQQRRRPDGNKTARTAGARSPAERLEPGRAPRRPRGLDAREPSRVVSTIVRIISGVLTVSLIGMLLVGGMSFTIYNQYESPGPLDAPRVVVIPKGEGRIAIAERLEKDGIISNRWTFVGGHLMQNFFGQRKNGELKAGEYEIKEHASIREVIDTLSEGKSILYKATLPEGLTSEQIVERLKAEPSLSGEVTHVPPEGSLLPDTYYFSKGTPRQELLERMQAEMGKALSALWESRDPSLPIKSAEDLVTFASIVEKETGRADERDRVAAVFYNRLRKGMRLQSDPTIVYGIVGGQGALGRGITKFDIETKSPYNTYQISGLPPGPICNPGKSAMQAALHPAQTSDLYFVADGTGGHAFSENLKDHNTAVQKWREVEKQRAKQADGTDSKPDDNSAPIPQAKPDAAAKDQARKGKTLQQARKNAKAAQNQGPAGGAAAGSGDGAAASDQASGATDSADVPLPVKKPKKQ from the coding sequence ATGAGTCAGCAAAGACGCCGCCCGGACGGGAACAAGACCGCCCGCACCGCCGGAGCACGAAGCCCAGCTGAACGCCTCGAACCCGGCCGTGCGCCCCGCCGGCCGCGCGGCCTCGACGCGCGCGAGCCGTCACGCGTGGTGTCGACAATCGTGCGCATCATCAGCGGCGTGCTCACGGTTTCGCTGATTGGCATGCTGCTCGTCGGCGGCATGTCGTTCACTATCTACAACCAGTATGAAAGCCCCGGCCCTCTCGATGCGCCGCGCGTCGTCGTCATTCCGAAAGGCGAGGGGCGCATCGCCATCGCGGAACGGCTCGAGAAGGACGGCATCATTTCCAATCGCTGGACGTTCGTCGGCGGCCACCTGATGCAGAACTTCTTCGGCCAGCGAAAGAACGGCGAACTCAAAGCCGGCGAGTATGAAATCAAGGAGCACGCGTCGATCCGCGAAGTGATCGACACGCTCTCCGAAGGCAAGTCGATCCTCTACAAGGCGACGCTGCCCGAAGGCCTGACGAGCGAGCAGATCGTCGAACGGCTGAAAGCCGAGCCGAGCCTCAGCGGTGAAGTCACGCACGTTCCGCCGGAAGGATCGCTCCTGCCGGACACCTACTATTTCTCGAAAGGCACGCCGCGGCAGGAACTTCTGGAGCGCATGCAGGCCGAGATGGGAAAGGCGCTCAGTGCGCTCTGGGAGAGCCGCGATCCGAGCTTGCCGATCAAGAGTGCCGAGGACTTGGTGACGTTCGCCTCGATCGTCGAAAAGGAAACCGGGCGCGCGGATGAACGCGATCGCGTCGCCGCCGTTTTCTACAATCGCCTGAGAAAGGGCATGCGGCTGCAATCCGATCCGACGATCGTCTACGGCATCGTCGGCGGGCAGGGTGCGCTGGGTCGAGGCATCACCAAGTTCGATATCGAGACGAAGTCGCCATACAACACTTATCAGATCAGCGGTTTGCCACCGGGACCAATCTGCAATCCCGGCAAGTCGGCGATGCAGGCTGCACTGCATCCTGCCCAGACGTCGGACCTCTACTTCGTCGCCGACGGCACCGGCGGACACGCATTCTCTGAAAATCTGAAAGACCACAACACGGCGGTCCAGAAATGGCGTGAAGTCGAGAAGCAGCGCGCCAAGCAGGCGGACGGCACGGACAGCAAGCCGGACGACAACAGCGCGCCCATCCCGCAGGCCAAGCCCGACGCGGCCGCCAAGGATCAGGCGCGCAAGGGCAAGACGCTCCAGCAGGCCCGCAAGAACGCCAAGGCAGCGCAAAATCAGGGGCCGGCCGGCGGCGCGGCGGCAGGAAGCGGTGACGGCGCTGCAGCGTCGGATCAGGCTTCGGGAGCCACAGACTCGGCCGACGTTCCGCTCCCGGTCAAAAAGCCGAAGAAGCAGTAA